From the Sphingomonas aliaeris genome, one window contains:
- the wrbA gene encoding NAD(P)H:quinone oxidoreductase: MTKVLVLYYSSYGHIEQMADAVAEGARSAGAEVDIRRVPETAPAEVVKSAGFKADTAHEVIGNVNDLANYDAIVVGGPTRFGRMPSQLASFLDQAGGLWMKGSLNGKVGAAFTSTASQHGGQETTLFSIITNLLHFGMTIVGLDYGFQGQMGVDEVKGGSPYGATTIADGDGSRQPSAVELDGARYQGKRVAETAAKLSA; the protein is encoded by the coding sequence ATGACCAAAGTTCTCGTTCTCTATTATTCGTCCTACGGCCATATCGAACAGATGGCTGATGCCGTCGCCGAGGGCGCACGCTCCGCGGGGGCCGAGGTCGATATCCGCCGCGTTCCAGAAACCGCACCCGCGGAGGTCGTGAAATCCGCGGGCTTCAAGGCGGACACCGCGCATGAGGTGATCGGCAACGTCAACGATCTTGCCAATTACGACGCGATCGTCGTCGGCGGCCCGACTCGCTTCGGTCGCATGCCGAGCCAGCTTGCATCCTTCCTCGACCAGGCCGGCGGCCTGTGGATGAAGGGATCGCTGAACGGCAAGGTCGGCGCTGCCTTCACCTCGACCGCGTCGCAGCATGGCGGGCAGGAAACGACCTTGTTCTCGATCATCACCAACCTGCTGCATTTCGGCATGACGATCGTCGGGCTGGACTACGGTTTCCAGGGGCAGATGGGCGTGGACGAGGTCAAGGGCGGCTCGCCTTACGGCGCAACGACGATCGCGGATGGCGACGGCAGCCGCCAGCCGAGCGCCGTCGAACTGGACGGCGCGCGCTATCAGGGCAAGCGGGTCGCCGAGACGGCGGCGAAGCTCAGCGCCTAA
- a CDS encoding pirin family protein, with product MVEKRTFESLGHADHGWLNARHHFSFADYYDPARMGWGAIRVWNDDEIGPNSGFPAHPHRDMEIVTYVRTGAITHQDSMGNKGRTGAGDVQVMSAGTGVRHAEYNLEPETTTLFQIWIEPTRKGGSPSWGAKPFPKDVRDGRFAVLASGFAEDVDALPIRADARVLGATVKAGETLTHTVGEGRYAYLVPATGRIEIDGVPFKARDGAALVGGNTYAIRALDAAEIVLVDSE from the coding sequence ATGGTCGAGAAACGTACGTTCGAAAGCCTGGGCCATGCCGATCACGGCTGGCTGAATGCCCGCCACCATTTCTCGTTCGCGGATTATTACGATCCCGCGCGGATGGGGTGGGGTGCGATCCGCGTGTGGAACGATGACGAGATCGGTCCGAACAGCGGCTTCCCCGCGCATCCGCACCGCGACATGGAGATCGTGACCTATGTCCGCACCGGCGCGATCACGCATCAGGATTCGATGGGCAACAAGGGCCGGACCGGCGCGGGCGACGTGCAGGTGATGAGCGCCGGCACCGGCGTCCGGCACGCGGAATATAATCTGGAGCCGGAAACGACGACCCTGTTCCAGATCTGGATCGAACCCACGCGAAAGGGTGGATCACCCAGCTGGGGCGCCAAGCCGTTCCCCAAGGACGTGCGCGACGGGCGCTTTGCCGTGCTGGCCAGCGGATTTGCGGAGGATGTCGACGCCTTGCCGATCCGCGCCGATGCCCGCGTGCTCGGCGCGACCGTCAAGGCGGGTGAGACGCTGACCCATACGGTCGGCGAGGGGCGGTATGCCTATCTCGTCCCCGCGACCGGCCGCATCGAGATCGACGGCGTGCCGTTCAAGGCGCGCGACGGCGCGGCACTGGTCGGCGGGAACACCTATGCGATCCGTGCGCTGGACGCTGCGGAGATCGTCCTGGTCGATTCCGAGTAA
- a CDS encoding LysR family transcriptional regulator, translated as MRLPDFEAWAIFAQVVEHRSFSGAADAIGVSKATVSKAITRLEAHLNQSLFHRTSRRLTLTESGKGLAEYAARILGEAQAAEEAARDAATAPTGLVRLTAPMTIGLVQVAPLVAEFLTANPGIEIDLHLTDGKVDIVAEGFDIALRIADLPDSSLRARRIGPISMHIVASPAYLAQHGRPTHPAQLGERPCFAYTNVTGPWRFHGPDGGEAALRPAGPLRANSGDALLPALRAGLGIGVLPDFIVGPDLESGMLEPILTNWSMVPIALHLLTPPSNLRPARVEALIAFLADRLKPLCAES; from the coding sequence ATGCGCCTGCCCGATTTCGAAGCCTGGGCGATCTTCGCCCAAGTCGTCGAGCATCGCTCGTTCAGCGGCGCGGCGGATGCGATCGGGGTATCGAAGGCGACCGTGTCCAAGGCGATCACGCGGCTGGAGGCGCATCTCAACCAATCCCTGTTCCATCGCACATCGCGCCGCCTGACGCTGACCGAGAGCGGCAAGGGGCTGGCCGAATATGCCGCCCGCATCCTGGGCGAGGCGCAGGCGGCGGAAGAGGCGGCGCGCGACGCGGCGACCGCCCCCACCGGTCTCGTCCGGCTGACCGCGCCGATGACGATCGGGCTGGTGCAGGTCGCCCCGCTGGTGGCGGAATTCCTGACCGCCAATCCGGGGATCGAGATCGACCTGCATCTGACCGACGGCAAGGTGGATATCGTCGCCGAAGGGTTCGACATCGCGCTGCGAATCGCGGACCTGCCGGATTCGTCGCTCCGGGCGCGCCGTATCGGGCCGATCTCGATGCATATCGTCGCCAGCCCCGCCTATCTCGCGCAGCACGGCCGCCCCACGCACCCCGCGCAACTCGGCGAAAGGCCCTGTTTCGCCTATACCAACGTCACCGGCCCGTGGCGCTTCCACGGTCCGGACGGTGGCGAGGCGGCGTTGCGTCCGGCGGGTCCGTTGCGTGCGAATAGCGGCGACGCGCTGCTTCCGGCATTGCGCGCGGGCCTGGGCATCGGGGTGCTGCCCGACTTCATCGTCGGGCCCGATCTCGAAAGCGGGATGCTGGAACCAATCCTTACCAACTGGTCGATGGTGCCGATCGCATTGCATCTGTTGACGCCGCCCAGCAACCTGCGGCCGGCACGCGTCGAGGCGCTGATCGCCTTCCTGGCCGATCGCCTTAAGCCGTTATGCGCTGAGTCTTAA